One genomic segment of Mastomys coucha isolate ucsf_1 unplaced genomic scaffold, UCSF_Mcou_1 pScaffold22, whole genome shotgun sequence includes these proteins:
- the Orai2 gene encoding protein orai-2 isoform X3: protein MLQVAMVEVQLETKYQYPQPLLIAFSACTTVLVAVHLFALLISTCILPNVEAVSNIHNLNSISESPHERMHPYIELAWGFSTVLGILLFLAEVVLLCWIKFLPVDAKDQPGSHSHTGWQAALVSTIIMVPVGLIFVVFTIHFYRSLVRHKTERHNREIEELHKLKVQLDGHERSLQVV from the coding sequence GTGGCAATGGTGGAGGTACAGCTGGAGACAAAGTACCAATACCCTCAGCCCCTGCTCATCGCCTTCAGCGCCTGCACCACGGTGCTGGTAGCTGTGCATCTGTTTGCTTTGCTCATCAGTACGTGCATCCTGCCCAATGTGGAAGCCGTGAGCAACATCCACAACCTCAACTCCATCAGTGAGTCGCCGCATGAACGTATGCACCCATACATCGAGCTTGCCTGGGGCTTCTCTACCGTTCTGGGCATCCTGCTTTTCCTGGCTGAGGTGGTCCTGCTCTGCTGGATCAAGTTCCTCCCCGTGGATGCCAAGGATCAGCCAGGCTCTCATAGCCACACGGGCTGGCAGGCCGCTCTGGTGTCCACCATCATCATGGTACCTGTGGGTCTCATCTTCGTAGTCTTCACTATCCACTTCTACCGTTCCCTGGTGCGGCATAAGACCGAGCGCCACAATCGAGAGATCGAAGAGCTGCACAAGCTCAAGGTTCAGCTGGATGGGCACGAGAGAAGCCTGCAGGTGGTGTGA